A genomic region of Cyprinus carpio isolate SPL01 chromosome B13, ASM1834038v1, whole genome shotgun sequence contains the following coding sequences:
- the LOC109111361 gene encoding LOW QUALITY PROTEIN: estrogen receptor beta-2-like (The sequence of the model RefSeq protein was modified relative to this genomic sequence to represent the inferred CDS: inserted 2 bases in 2 codons) → MSSSPGPSPVSASPALDSGTANRGDSPNTLPHLYTSQLGMDSQTICIPSPYVDACQDYSPPHGGEISHGGLTLYSPVSSTVLGYTHPPVSESLVPLSSTIFWPLHTTHSALSLHCPPPLAYSETHAHTTWEDAKTHTVNQGSSVLTHAKLLGQQLDGDDGLNPSPGILGKGDTHFCAVCHDYASGYHYGVWSCEGCKAFFKRSIQGHNDYICPATNQCTIDKSRRKSCQACRLRKCYEVGMMKCGVRRERCSYRGARHRRNAPIRDSSGGALGVRGRSQPHLEFPLSPTHPLFPSGDRAEGCGXEPLQQLVNCILEAEPPQIYLREPIKKXYTEASMMMSLTNLADKELVLMISWAKKIPGFVELTLSDQVHLLECCWLDILMLGLMWRSVDHPGKLIFSPDLKLNRDEGTCVEGIMEIFDMLLATTSRFRELKLQREEYVCLKAMILLNSNNCSSLPQTPEDVESRGKVLRLLDSVTDALVWTISRTGLSSHQQSIRLAHLLMLLSHIRHLSNKGIEHLSTMKRKNVVLLYDLLLEMLDANTSQSSRMLATHTKASLRLDTQQTTQILHTSRQQPALKESNQETQHSPQSEETVDKTLHRVGMDTDCGGKISLDAALDMNPISKPLA, encoded by the exons ATGAGCTCCTCCCCTGGTCCGTCCCCTGTGTCAGCCTCCCCTGCCTTGGACTCCGGCACGGCCAATCGAGGGGACTCGCCTAACACCTTACCACATCTGTACACGTCCCAGCTCGGCATGGACAGCCAGACCATCTGCATTCCATCTCCGTATGTGGATGCCTGTCAGGATTATTCACCACCGCACGGGGGAGAGATCAGCCATGGAGGCTTAACGCTCTACAGCCCCGTGTCCTCCACAGTGCTGGGGTACACTCATCCCCCTGTGTCCGAAAGCCTGGTCCCTTTAAGCTCGACAATCTTCTGGCCTCTCCACACCACACACTCTGCGCTGTCTCTGCACTGCCCACCTCCACTGGCCTACAGcgaaacacacgcacacacaacctGGGAGGACGCCAAGACACACACGGTTAACCAGGGCAG TTCTGTCCTTACTCATGCAAAGCTGTTAGGGCAGCAACTGGATGGTGATGATGGCTTGAATCCTTCACCAGGCATTTTGGGTAAAGGAGACACACACTTCTGTGCGGTGTGTCATGACTACGCCTCTGGGTATCACTATGGTGTCTGGTCATGTGAGGGGTGCAAGGCTTTCTTCAAACGGAGCATTCAAG GACACAATGACTATATTTGTCCAGCCACCAACCAGTGTACCATTGACAAGAGCCGACGCAAGAGCTGCCAGGCCTGTCGACTCCGCAAGTGCTATGAAGTGGGCATGATGAAGTGTG GTGTGAGGCGGGAACGCTGCAGTTACCGAGGTGCTCGTCATCGTCGCAACGCCCCGATCAGAGACAGCTCAGGCGGGGCGTTAGGGGTCAGAGGTCGTTCCCAGCCTCATTTAGAATTTCCCCTCAGTCCCACTCATCCACTCTTTCCTTCGGGGGATAGAGCTGAGGGGTGTG CAGAGCCTCTCCAGCAGTTGGTCAACTGTATTCTGGAGGCGGAGCCTCCTCAGATTTACCTGAGAGAGCCCATAAAGA CCTACACGGAGGCCAGCATGATGATGTCACTAACCAACCTCGCTGACAAGGAACTGGTGCTCATGATCAGCTGGGCGAAGAAGATACCAG GCTTTGTGGAGCTGACTTTGTCAGATCAGGTGCATCTATTGGAATGCTGCTGGCTGGATATATTGATGTTGGGACTGATGTGGAGATCCGTGGATCACCCCGGGAAACTCATCTTCTCACCTGACCTCAAACTCAACAG GGATGAAGGGACGTGTGTTGAAGGCATCATGGAGATATTTGACATGCTGCTGGCCACCACCTCCAGATTCAGAGAACTGAAGCTTCAGAGAGAGGAATATGTCTGCCTCAAAGCCATGATCCTTCTCAACTCCA ATAACTGTTCAAGCTTGCCACAGACTCCTGAAGATGTGGAGAGCCGTGGGAAGGTTCTGAGGCTGCTGGACTCTGTGACTGACGCTCTAGTTTGGACCATCTCCAGAACAGGCTTGTCCTCACATCAACAGTCCATCCGGCTCGCCCATCTGCTAATGCTGCTCTCACATATTCGGCACCTCAG CAACAAAGGCATCGAGCATCTGTCAACCATGAAGAGAAAAAACGTGGTGCTGCTGTATGATCTTCTGCTGGAGATGCTGGATGCCAACACATCACAGAGCAGCCGGATGCTAGCAACTCACACAAAAGCCTCTCTCCGGTTGGACACACAACAGACCACACAGATCCTCCACACATCCAGACAGCAGCCTGCGCTGAAAGAGAGCAACCAGGAGACCCAGCACAGTCCACA ATCTGAAGAGACAGTGGATAAGACATTACATCGAGTGGGCATGGACACAGACTGTGGGGGAAAAATCTCCCTGGATGCAGCATTGGATATGAATCCAATTTCTAAGCCGCTAGCGTAG